Proteins encoded within one genomic window of Apis mellifera strain DH4 linkage group LG1, Amel_HAv3.1, whole genome shotgun sequence:
- the LOC724798 gene encoding tRNA (guanine(10)-N2)-methyltransferase homolog isoform X1: MNNPWKKYLFWFAQEHIDFRKAEMESILNMLGINMYIYPKLKKHPYWIINLPSENIANKISSRAVSVRFCMELWANSKTIEDLHNKLKNYPISEINKYAGSHKSFKIIVETFCKHFSQSEKVKKIDSFSYLPLEGPVRLNNPDTTLCYIEFYGLDPNNIPEKPYELFFGRWITSGQRNLIQKLSLKTRKFIGNTSMDPQLSLIMANQAQVQKGDVVLDPFVGTGSLLVAASHFGGYTLGTDIDFLMLHGRTRPSRISQKIRGKDENIATNMSQYGKRSYYIDVVVSDFSYPLWRSDMCIDAIITDPPYGIREATERIGTTKLNPVIEEHQASSHIPSKIGYDLPQMYKDLLTFAAKHLKLNGRLVCWFPLFRDQYSEDQLPTHPCLELIANSEQILSNYTSRRLLTYKKIKDPKESDEIISTNLIDFREKYFALRNESRREKRMKKAVEKAKKREIWEQNNKENPKR, translated from the exons atgaacaatccatggaaaaaatatctattttggtTTGCCCAAGAACACATTGATTTTCGTAAAGCT gaaatggAATCTATTCTTAATATGCTTggcataaatatgtatatctatcctaaattaaaaaaacat ccatattggataattaatttaccttCAGAAAATATagcaaacaaaatttcaagcaGAGCAGTCTCTGTACGGTTTTGCATGGAATTATGGGCTAATAGTAAAACAATTGAAGATTTgcataataagttaaaaaattatccaatatcagaaattaataaatatgctgGATCAcacaaatcttttaaaataatagttgaaACATTTTGCAAACATTTTTCACAAagtgaaaaagtaaaaaaaattgat tcttTCAGTTATTTACCATTAGAGGGACCAGTAAGATTAAATAATCCAGACACAACATTatgttatatagaattttatggaTTAGATCCTAATAACATTCCTGAAAAACCTTATGAATTATTCTTTGGTAGATGG attacaagtggacaaagaaatttaattcaaaaattatctctgaaaacaagaaaatttattggtAATACATCTATGGATCctcaattatcattaataatggCTAATCAAGCTCAAGTTCAAAAAGGAGATGTTGTTCTTGATCCATTTGTTGGTACTGGATCTTTATTAGTTGCTGCTTCACATTTTGGAGGATATACTTTAGGAAcagatatagattttttaatgctCCATGGTCGTACAAGACCTAGTAGAATATCACAAAAg attcgaggaaaagatgaaaatattgcCACAAATATGAGTCAATATGGAAAAAgatcatattatattgatgTAGTTGTATCAGATTTTTCTTATCCTTTATGGCGTTCCGATATGTGTATAGATGCTATAATTACTGATC caCCTTATGGTATAAGAGAAGCAACAGAAAGAATAGGTACAACTAAATTAAACCCAGTAATAGAGGAACATCAAGCTTCATCTCATATACCATCTAAAATTGGTTATGATTTACCTCAAATGTACAAAGATTTACTAACTTTTGCAGCTAAAcatcttaaattaaatggtAGATTAGTTTGTTGGTTTCCCTTATTTAg agatcAATATTCAGAAGATCAATTACCAACACATCCATGTTTGGAATTAATAGCTAATTCAGAACAAATACTTAGTAATTATACTAGTCGCAGATTATTaacttataagaaaataaaagatccaaag gaatcagatgaaataatttctactaatttaatcgattttcgagaaaaatattttgcattacGAAATGAAAGTAGAAGAGAAAAACGAATGAAGAAAGCTGTAGAAAAagcaaagaaacgagaaatttgggaacagaataataaagaaaatccaaaaagatga
- the LOC724798 gene encoding tRNA (guanine(10)-N2)-methyltransferase homolog isoform X2 — translation MNNPWKKYLFWFAQEHIDFRKAEMESILNMLGINMYIYPKLKKHPYWIINLPSENIANKISSRAVSVRFCMELWANSKTIEDLHNKLKNYPISEINKYAGSHKSFKIIVETFCKHFSQSEKVKKIDSFSYLPLEGPVRLNNPDTTLCYIEFYGLDPNNIPEKPYELFFGRWITSGQRNLIQKLSLKTRKFIGNTSMDPQLSLIMANQAQVQKGDVVLDPFVGTGSLLVAASHFGGYTLGTDIDFLMLHGRTRPSRISQKIRGKDENIATNMSQYGKRSYYIDVVVSDFSYPLWRSDMCIDAIITDPPYGIREATERIGTTKLNPVIEEHQASSHIPSKIGYDLPQMYKDLLTFAAKHLKLNGRLVCWFPLFRTLFF, via the exons atgaacaatccatggaaaaaatatctattttggtTTGCCCAAGAACACATTGATTTTCGTAAAGCT gaaatggAATCTATTCTTAATATGCTTggcataaatatgtatatctatcctaaattaaaaaaacat ccatattggataattaatttaccttCAGAAAATATagcaaacaaaatttcaagcaGAGCAGTCTCTGTACGGTTTTGCATGGAATTATGGGCTAATAGTAAAACAATTGAAGATTTgcataataagttaaaaaattatccaatatcagaaattaataaatatgctgGATCAcacaaatcttttaaaataatagttgaaACATTTTGCAAACATTTTTCACAAagtgaaaaagtaaaaaaaattgat tcttTCAGTTATTTACCATTAGAGGGACCAGTAAGATTAAATAATCCAGACACAACATTatgttatatagaattttatggaTTAGATCCTAATAACATTCCTGAAAAACCTTATGAATTATTCTTTGGTAGATGG attacaagtggacaaagaaatttaattcaaaaattatctctgaaaacaagaaaatttattggtAATACATCTATGGATCctcaattatcattaataatggCTAATCAAGCTCAAGTTCAAAAAGGAGATGTTGTTCTTGATCCATTTGTTGGTACTGGATCTTTATTAGTTGCTGCTTCACATTTTGGAGGATATACTTTAGGAAcagatatagattttttaatgctCCATGGTCGTACAAGACCTAGTAGAATATCACAAAAg attcgaggaaaagatgaaaatattgcCACAAATATGAGTCAATATGGAAAAAgatcatattatattgatgTAGTTGTATCAGATTTTTCTTATCCTTTATGGCGTTCCGATATGTGTATAGATGCTATAATTACTGATC caCCTTATGGTATAAGAGAAGCAACAGAAAGAATAGGTACAACTAAATTAAACCCAGTAATAGAGGAACATCAAGCTTCATCTCATATACCATCTAAAATTGGTTATGATTTACCTCAAATGTACAAAGATTTACTAACTTTTGCAGCTAAAcatcttaaattaaatggtAGATTAGTTTGTTGGTTTCCCTTATTTAg aacattatttttttag
- the LOC411882 gene encoding ER membrane protein complex subunit 2-B — MKDQYDKLSWKEVRDLFRTWREDSERRSKDVVDLWEAKLMGKIDHLGNEKYLVLEQVCIAALDCDRHSLAEYCIKILKREFPSSLRVHKYHAMHLEALEMYDEALEVLDSIIKRDETNAAPRKRRIAILKAKGRIPEAIKELTEYLKKFMSDQEAWHELCDLYLQEQEYSKAAFCMEELILHNPHSHLIYQRYAEIKYSQGGFENMELAKAYFCQAARLNPNNIRALYGLLLASNNIATSPKCPSSKKKDAIKLSEWAANQIEKQYQSKVTDENIKTLEGLLGQLQLEI; from the exons ATGAAGGatcaatatgataaattatcatgGAAAG aagtaCGAGATTTGTTTAGAACATGGAGAGAAGATAGTGAAAGACGAAGTAAAGATGTAGTTGACTTATGGGAGGCTAAATTAATGGGAAAAATTGATCATCTTGGCAATGAAA aatatctgGTTTTGGAACAAGTCTGTATAGCAGCATTGGATTGTGATCGTCATTCTTTAGCGGAAtattgcattaaaatattaaagagagAATTTCCTAGCAGTTTAAGAGTTCATAAATATCATGCTATGCATCTCGAAGCTttggaaat gtACGATGAAGCATTAGAAGTTTtggattctattataaaaagagatgAAACAAATGCTGCACCAAGAAAAAGACGTATAGCTATCTTAAAAGCAAAAGGTCGAATACCAGAAGCTATTAAAGAGCTTACAGAATACTTAAAAAA ATTTATGAGTGATCAAGAAGCATGGCATGAATTGTgcgatttatatttacaagaaCAAGAATATTCTAAAGCTGCATTCTGTATGGAAGAACTCATATTGCATAATCCACATagtcatttaatttatcaaagatatgcagaaataaaatattctcag gGTGGATTTGAAAATATGGAATTAGCAAAAGCATATTTTTGTCAAGCTGCAAGATTAAATCCAAATAATATTAGAGCTTTATATGGTTTATTGTTG gCATCAAATAATATTGCTACATCACCCAAATGtccttcttctaaaaaaaaagatgcaataaaattaagtGAATGGGCAGCTAATCAAATTGAAAAGCAATATCAATCAAAAGTTacagatgaaaatattaaaacattagaaGGATTATTAGGACAACTACAACTTGAAATTtag